The following proteins are co-located in the Equus caballus isolate H_3958 breed thoroughbred chromosome 15, TB-T2T, whole genome shotgun sequence genome:
- the SANBR gene encoding SANT and BTB domain regulator of class switch recombination isoform X2: protein MSRGYSENNNFLNNNNQMVLDMILYPLIGIHETINWETVARLVPGLTPKECAKRFDELKSSGSSPVDNQYSPLMAAGDSPVETLATYIKSSLLDTQGEFQETLLGQDAVSKTGRHSIASTRNCSSESENCTTRNGGEKTEESEGPNMLIHVCDEAKNLKEDFICPRDLLISEMKYFAEYLSMDAQRWEEVDISVHCDVHIFNWLIKYVKRNTKENKDCEMPTLEPANVISILISSEFLKMDSLVEQCIQYCHENMNAIVATPCNMNCINANLLTRITDLFTHNEVDDLKDKKDKFRSKLFCKKIERLFDPEYLNPDSRNNAATLYRCCLCKKLLTKETERRIPCIPGKINVDRHGNIIYIHIRDKTWDVHEYLNSLFEELKSWRDVYWRLWGTINWLSCSRCYQAFLCIEFSHCQYHSETVVYPTASSLSTVGTGIYPCCNQKVLRFDPTQLTKGCKVRDHVVTLRDQGEGGDLLSCPTTRILDDLHKHKDVIVVPFPKDTVSDSGVGPCDEKGLDCDVLLEPNTPWGPKSGELNAFLSLKNWTLQLKQQSLFSEEEEYTTGSEVTEDEVGDEEEVSKKQRKKEKPKKLTKQPKKQMSSPGGQKKEKALEKSTSRDVSPFIVSMQKNKWDATRSLRFNQDAQREDDQRRMSEITGHLIKMRLGDLDRVKSKEAKEFAGGIYSRLEAQIKASVPASARQSSSEKNTRSKSRFGPGRPA, encoded by the exons TGTGCAAAAAGGTTTGATGAACTGAAGAGCAGTGGAAGCTCACCTGTTGACAACCAGTATAGTCCTCTAATGGCTGCTGGAGATAGTCCTGTTGAAACTTTAGCCACATATATCAAATCTTCGCTTCTTGACACACAGGGAGAATTTCAGGAGACTCTACTTGGTCAGGATGCAGTTTCCAAAACAG GAAGACATAGTATAGCTTCCACAAGGAATTGTTCTTCAGAAAGTGAAAATTGTACTACTCGTAATGGTGGAGAAAAGACTGAAGAATCTGAAGG GCCAAACATGTTGATCCATGTATGTGATGAAGCAAAAAACCTGAAAGAAGATTTTATTTGCCCACGAGATCTTTTGATATCAGAAATGAAGTACTTTGCTGAATATTTATCTATGGATGCCCAGCGCTGGGAAGAGGTGGACATTTCAGTTCATTGTGACGTTCACATTTTCAACTGGttgataaaatatgttaaaaggaACACTAAGGAGAATAAAGATTGTGAGATGCCTACTTTAG agcCAGCAAATGTCATTTCAATTCTTATTTCTTCGGAGTTTTTGAAAATGGATTCATTG GTTGAACAGTGTATTcagtattgccatgaaaatatgAATGCCATAGTAGCTACCCCATGCAACATGAACTGTATTAACGCAAATCTGCTTACACGTATAACTGACCTGTTCACACACAATGAAGTTGATGATTTAAAGGACAAGAAAGATAAGTTTAggag TAAACTTTTTTGTAAGAAGATTGAGAGACTGTTTGATCCTGAGTACCTGAATCCAGATTCTCGGAATAACGCAGCAACATTATACAG ATGCTGTTTGTGTAAGAAACttttaacaaaagaaacagaaagaagaattccttgcattcctggaaaaaTCAATGTGGATCGACATGGAAATATTATCTACATTCACATAAg AGATAAGACTTGGGATGTTCATGAGTATTTGAATAGTCTTTTTGAAGAATTAAAATCTTGGAGAGATGTATATTGGCGTTTGTGGGGAACAATCAATTGGCTATCTTGTTCAAGATGTTACCAG GCTTTTCTCTGTATAGAATTTTCACATTGTCAATATCACTCAGAAACAGTGGTTTATCCTACAGCAAGTTCACTGAGTACTGTTGGCACTGGAATTTATCCCTGCTGTAACCAAAAGGTTCTTCGGTTTGATCCTACTCAGCTTACTAAG GGTTGTAAAGTGAGGGATCACGTGGTTACTCTTCGTGATCAAGGTGAAGGTGGAGATTTGCTCTCCTGTCCGACTACTAGAATATTGGATGATCTGCACAAGCACAAAGATGTCATTGTTGTACCTTTTCCTAAAGACACAGTTAG tgatTCTGGAGTTGGTCCCTGTGATGAAAAGGGTCTAGACTGTGATGTTTTACTAGAGCCAAATACACCATGGGGCCCCAAAAGTGGGGAGCTCAATGCT ttcCTGTCACTGAAAAACTGGACTCTGCAACTG aaacaaCAGTCGTTATtttcagaagaagaagaatatacCACCGGATCTGAGGTCACTGAAGATGAAGTTGGAGATGAAGAGGAAGTATCCAAGAAACAAA gaaaaaaggagaagccAAAGAAGCTCACTAAACAACCAAAAAAGCAGATGTCTTCACCCGGtggtcagaagaaagaaaaggcattggAGAAG TCAACTTCTAGAGATGTGTCTCCTTTCAT tGTAAGTATGCAGAAGAATAAATGGGATGCTACAAGATCTCTGAGATTTAACCAGGATGCACAAAGAGAAGATG ATCAGCGGCGGATGTCTGAAATTACAGGGCACCTAATAAAGATGAGATTGGGTGATCTGGACCGAGTCAAGTCAAAGGAAGCAAAAGAA TTTGCAGGAGGCATTTATTCCAGACTCGAAGCGCAAATCAAGGCCTCCGTACCAGCCAGCGCGCGGCAGAGCAGCTCAGAGAAGAACACGAG GTCTAAAAGCCGTTTTGGTCCAGGGCGTCCTGCATAA